Genomic segment of Kingella negevensis:
TAAAACCTCTGGTATAGGCTTCTTCACCATAGCGCTCAAATAATTCTTGTCGTGCCATTTCTGCAACGTATAAAGAATTCTGATCAATAGGTAAGCTATAGCGCTCATACATCAATTCTTCGTTATATGCTTCATTAGCTTGAGCAGCTGTAATAAAACCCATCTCAACCATATTGTTCAAAATATATTTTTGACGCTCTTTGGCACGAGTTGGATTCACAATCGGGTTAAACGCAGAAGGGGCCTTTGGCAAACCTGCCAAAATAGTTGCCTCAGCCAAGCTCAAATCATTAACGTTTGAATTAAAATAAATTTTTGCTGCTGCTGCAAAGCCATAAGCACGCTGACCTAAATAGATTTGATTGAAATACAACTCTAAAATTTGGTCTTTGGTTAAGTTGCGCTCAATTTTATAAGCTAAAAGTGCTTCGTTAAATTTACGTGTATATGTTCGCTCATTAGTCAAATAAAAATTACGAGCAACCTGCTGCGTAATGGTACTTGCACCTTGTTTATGCCCACCTGCTAAATTGCTAACAATCGCTCGCGCAACACCTACAACATCCACACCCCAATGCTCACGGAATCTTTTATCTTCTGCTGCAATCACAGCATTTTTTAAATTATCGGGAAATTTATCAATAGGCATAAATTCACGGCGTTCATCTCCGTATGAGCCAATTACTACTCCATCAGCTGAATAAATTGTTAAAGGTTCATGCGGTTGATAATTTCTGACATTATCTAACGCGGGTAGTTTTGGATAAGCCATCAAAATAGCAATTGATACAGCCCCAACACCAAATAAAAACAAACCCAAAATTAGCCCAAATAATGTGGCAATGAAATTTTTAATCATAATTTCCCAAAAGTATTTTCAACAAAATTACCATTTGTTTTTTAAAATAAAGTAAAATATCGCTTGTATTTGTTATTACAACAAACTTGATTGATAGCTGCCATTATAAATGTTTTAGCGAGAGGTAAGGATTTTAAATTATGGGCTTTGGAAAAACCAAAAAAAATACAAGCAATAATGCTTCAGTTGCGACATCTGGACACAGTGTAATTGGGGTAGATATTAGCCAAAATAATATTCGCATGGTTCAAGTATCTGGACGCCAACTATCGCAAGTTCAGCTTGAAAAATATGCTATTTTGCCTCTTCCGCAAAATGTTGTTTTGGGTCATGAAATCAATGACTATGAACAGTTTGTATCTATTTTACAACAATGCTATGAAAAATTAAAAACGAACTGTAAACAAGCTAACATTGCACTACCTACTGGTTCTGTAACTATTGAAGAGAATCTTGTTTTCTCAAAAAATAATGAAGAAGAACTCTCTTTGCAAGAATTTGTGGAAGTAACCGTTTCTCAAATCGGCGATTTAGATGAAATGAATTACGATTGGCAGATTTTATCTGAGCAAGGTAATGACCAAAATATTTTGATGGTTGCTGCAAAAACTGAAGCTGTTGATAAATGCTCTGACTTACTAGATGAAATAGGTATAACAGCTTCTAACGTAGATGTGGATTTATTTGCTATTGCAAATGCGTTTATTTTTGCTGATGCTAAAGAAGGTGGTGAATTCGCACATGAGCGTATCGCTGTTTTTGATGTTAGCGACATTTCATTAAAAGCGTTAATCATGGAAGGTAGTCGCATTCTGTACAAGCAAGAAAGTAATTTCGGTTTAGAACAACTTGTACAATTAATTCAACGCAACTATCAAGTTCCTGATGATGAAGCGCTTGCTATGATTTTTGGTGAAGCGGCTCGACCAAAAGACTATAAAGAGTTGATTACTGATAGCTTTAATATGCAAATTGCACAAGAAGTACAGCGTACTATGCAATTTTTCTATGCAACACAAAGCATGGACAGTGGCTCAGATGTAAAACATATCTTCATTAGTGGTAGTGGTTGCACACCTAATTCAGGCGTTGCAGAGGTTATTTATTCTCAAACTAACATACCTACTCAACAATTAAACCCTATTTTGTTAGCAACAAACAAAACAAAAATAGAAGAGGAACAACTGAATAAAGATGCTTCTTCTTTGACAACTGCTTTTGGTTTGGCTTTAAGAGGACTGATATAACATGAAATTGATTCAAATTAACTTACTTCCATATCGCGAAATGGAAGAGCAAAAGAAAAAGAAAAAATTTCAATTGATTATGGCTGCAGGTGCTTTAGCTGGCATTGGAGCATGTGCTGCAATTTATCTAGGCTTGACAGGTCTGATGGTTAGTCAAGAAAGTCGTAATGAAAGCTTGCAAGCAGGAATTAAAGAACTAGATAAGCAACTCACTGAAATTAAAGAGTTGAATAAGCAAAAACAAAGTTTTTTGGCTCGTAAACTAAAAGTTGAAGAATTGGATCATAAGCGTTTTGAAGGTGCTTATATTATTGATACATTGAATCAGCTTGTGCCTGAAGGAGCTTATTTAGCAAAAATTCAAGCGACAGCGGCTACAGGAAAAAATAGCAATACGTATAGCATTACAGGTAAAGCCATCAGTGATAACAAAGTAGCGATGCTTATGACTGCCTTACCAAGTACTGGCATATTCGAAGCCCCTAAATTAATCAGCATTAAAAAAACTGATAATGGTCAAGAATTTGTTTTAGAAGCTGACTTGGTAGAGCAAAAAGTAGCTTCACAACCTACCGAACCTGCGGTTGCTGCAGCTTCTCAATCAAAAGGAAACTAAAATGAATTTAAATGAAATTGATTTTAAAAAACTTCATTTACAAAATAAGCCTATACAATTTTTAATGGCATTGATTTTGGCTGTTGTCATTGTTGTATTAGGATATTTTGGTTTATTTCAAGCGCAATGGGAAGAGTATCAATCAACCGTTGCAAAAGAAGCTGAATTGAAATCAGACTATGAAAAGAAAAGTGCTCAAGCAGCTAATTTGGATAATTTAAAGAAAGAATTAGTTGATATTGAAGCTTCAATTGAAGTCTTGATTAAGCAATTGCCTACAAGTGAAGAAATTCCAACATTGATTCAGGAGTTGCATCAAGCAGCAGCCAAAAATGGCTTAACAATGAACAGTGTAACTCCAGAAGCAAAAGTAATCGAAAAACCGATTGAACGTTTACCTTTCGCAATATCAGTAACGGGTAATTACTCAAACGTTGCTCAATTTGTCAGAGATGTTGGTTCTATGTCTCGTATTGTTACTTTATCAAATATTAATATTACAAAAAGTGAACAAAACGGAGAAGGTAGTAAATTGACTTTTACAGCTACTGCAAATACATATAAAGCAATGAATCTAACTGATACTGCTTCTTCCGCATCAGCTGCTAGCAAACCTGCAAACAATGCTGATGAATAATTTTGATTTATAGAATCTTTAGGAAGCAATAATGAAAACAATCTCTTTAATAATTGCATCACTACTTGTCTTATCTGCATGTTCAGAAGAAGAAGGAGATTTACAAGTATGGATGAAATCAACTCAAGCTAGTGCAAAATCCAAAGTTAAACCTATTGCACCTCCTGAAAAAGTTGAGCGAGTAACCTACTACGCACCTCAAACATCAGGCCCTAATGCATTCAATGAAGATAGAATGCGTGCAGCTTATCAAAGCACTAATATGCCAGACTTAAATAGAAGCAAAGAACTATTAGAAAATTATAGTTTAGAAAGTCTGAAATATGTTGGTTCAATTGGCTCTGGTGACAACTTATCAGCAATGATTGAAGTTGATGGCTTTGTGTATACAGTAAAACCTGGTAATTATATTGGTCAAAATCTTGGTCGTATCACATCCATAAAACCAGAAGTAATTACTATCCAAGAGAATGTTGAAGATGTCTATGGCAAATGGAACCCACGAAACGTAGACCTACCTCTATCTGATTCAGATAGCCCTTCAAAATAATTAGCAATTCAAATAATTTTTACGAGGTTTCATGACTATGAAAGTAAATTCAATTAAAACTTTATCTGCTATAGCATTAGGCTTATTTATTCAATCTGCGCACGCAGGTAACATCACAGACATCAAAGTTTCTGTATTACCCAATCAACAACGTGTTATTAAATTGCAATTTGATGAAAATGCAGTAGAACCAAGCGGATTTATTACTGCAACACCTGCGCGTATTGCTTTAGATTTTCCTTCTACTGACATTAAAGTTGCTCAATCATCACTTTCATTTAACGACCAGCTGTTAAATCAAATCATTGCAGCACAAGGTAATGGGCACTCACGTGTATTGTTAGGTTTATCGAAAGAGGGTCAATATAATACTGAAGTGAAAGGTAATGAAGTATGGGTATATCTAAGTGAAGCAGAATCAACCAATTCTGCTGCATCTGCAATTTCTTCACCTGTTACAAAAAATACCACAAGCACAGTAACAGCTCCTGTAGCCTTTAACATTGATTTCCATAAAGGTTCTGCCAACTCAGGTGTGATTGAATATGCATCTAATTATACTGGACAGCCACAAATTAAACGACAAAATGATCGCTTAATCATCACATTAAAAAATTACGCATTATCTACGCAAGACCAAAGAAATCTAGACGTAACAGATTTCTCTACACCTGTGCGTACTGTTTCTGCTAAACGTATTGGTAACGATACTCAAATTACCATTCGCAACCAAGGTACATGGGAATATAAATTAACAGGAAAAGCAAATCGTCAAACTGTTCAAATTATTCCTAATAAAAATATTGCGTCATCAGGCATTGGGCAGCGTCAAGAAAATAAAACCTTTACAGGTAAAAATATTTCTTTAGATTTCCAAAATGTTGATGTACGTACAGTATTACAAATTTTAGCTACTGAATCTGGCATGAACATTGTTGCAGGTGATAGCGTTCAAGGTAAAATGACATTATCTTTAAAAAATGTTCCATGGGATCAAGCATTAGATTTGATTTTGGATGCGCGTAACTTAGATATGCGTCGTGTAGGTAACATTATTAATATTGCACCACGTGCAGAATTATTAGAAAAAGATAAAGACGAATTAAAAGCGAAAAGAGAATTAGATGAATTAGGTCCATTGATTTCTCAAAGCTTCCAACTGAAATATAAAAATGTTGAAGAATTTAAAACAATCCTGAAGCTTGAAGATTCTAATAATAGAGATGGCAAATCTATTTTAACTAGCCGTGGTAGTGCATTAGTTGATCCAGCAACAAATACTTTGATTATCACAGATACTCAATCTGTTATTCAAAAATTTGTTAAATTAATTGAGGAATTGGATGTTCCAGCTCGTCAAGTAATGGTTGAAGCACGCATTGTCGAAGCTGCAGATGGTTTTTCACGTGATTTAGGTGTTAAATTTGGTTTCTCTCGTGCAGGTAACACGGGCTGGGGCTCAACTTGGGGAAATGGTTTAAATAACGTGAATGCAGGTACTGGTAGAGGAGCTAATAGCGGTATCATTACTAGCCCTAATATTTCTATGAGCGCAGCTTCTCCAACTAGTTCCATCGCAATTGTGAAAGCAGTTGCATCTGGAGCATTAGGTTTAGAACTTTCTGCTTCAGAACAAGATAACCGTACCAAAACAATTTCAACTCCACGCGTTTTAACGCAAGATCGCCAAGAAGCTGAAATTAAACAAGGCTATCAAGTTCCTTATACTACTCGTCAAGATAATACAGTAACAACAAGTTTTAAAGATGCTGTATTAAGCCTAAAAGCAACGCCACGTATCACACCGGATAATAAAATTATTTTGGATATTGCTATCCAAAAAGATGCACCAAGTGATCGATATCAAAGTGCTCAAGGTGAACCTGGTTTAGAAACTAAATCACTTAAAACCCAAGCAATGATTGAAGATGGTGGTACCTTAATTGTAGGCGGTATTTATGTAGAAGAAGCATCAAATACTATTAAGAAAGTTCCTTTATTAGGTGACTTGCCAGTAGTAGGTAACTTATTTAAAGCACGCTCTCGCAGTGACAGCCGTAGTGAACTCCTGTTCTTCATCACCCCACGCATCATGGGCAGTGAAACTAGCGTTCTTCGCTACTAAAAAACCTTAAACTAGGTTAGAATGCCTACCATGAAAAACATGGTAGGCAATTTTTTTTTAATCGGATTGATGGGTGCAGGCAAGACTACACTCGGACATCAACTCGCTGATACATTAGGCTATTCATTCCACGATAGCGACCAAGAAATCTGCGAGCGAACAGGCGTGTCCATTCCAACCATTTTTGAGCGAGAAGGCGAACAAGGTTTCAGGCTGCGAGAAGCAACTGTTATCCGCGATTTATGCCAACTCAACAACATCATCTTAGCCACAGGTGGTGGCGCAGTTTTACGCGAAGAAAACCAACAATGCCTCAAACAATCAGGCACAGTTATCTATTTACACGTGCAGCCTGAAACCCTATTTGAACGTATTCGCGGCGACCAAAATCGCCCACTGATTCAAGTAGAAGACCCATTGCAAAAGCTGCAAGACCTCTACACCCAACGCGACCCCATCTATCGCCGCACCGCACACATTATCCTAGATATAGAACTTTCAGGCAGCCTGAAAACCTTTAACCAACTATTAGAAAGCATTGAAAATTATGCGCCAGTTAATCGTTGATACCCCATCACACGCCTACCCCATTCACATCGGCAACGGCGTACTCAACAACTTCTCACTCTTGCAACCACACATCAGCAAAAAAGTAGCGATTGTCAGCAATACCACCGTAGCCCCGCTCTACATCGAATCCCTACACACCGTCCTAAAAAACAACCAAATCGAATACTTTGACATCATTCTGCAAGACGGCGAACAATACAAAAACCACGAATCACTCAACCAAATCTACAACAGCCTACTGCAAAACCACGCCGACAGAAAAACCACCATCATCGCATTAGGTGGTGGCGTGATTGGCGACATGGCAGGATTTGCCGCCGCCACCTATCAGCGCGGCATACCATTCGTGCAAATCCCCACCACATTACTCAGCCAAGTTGATTCATCAGTAGGTGGCAAAACCGCCATCAACCACCCACTTGGCAAAAACATGATTGGCGCATTCTATCAACCCCAACTCGTATTAGCCGATTTAGACACATTAGACACGCTGCCTGAACGCGAACTCTCCTCAGGTATGGCAGAAGTCATCAAATACGCCATTTTAGACGATGCAGAATTTTTAACATGGCTAGAAAACAACATGGCAGCCCTGATGCAGCGCGACAAAGCCACACTCACCCAAGCCGTTTACCACTGCTGCCAAATGAAAGCCAACATCGTCGCACAAGACGAAACCGAGCAAGACATCCGCGCCCTACTCAATCTCGGACACACATTCGGACACGCTATAGAAACCGAAATGGGCTACGGCATATGGTTACACGGCGAAGCAGTCGCCGCTGGCACAGTATTAGCTTGCCAACTTTCTGAACAATTAGGCAGCCTGAAAACCACAGACACCGAGCGCATCAAAGCCATTTTGCGCCAAGCCAAATTGCCCGACACACCGCCCGTCTTCCCATTTGAACGCTGGTTAGCCCATATGCGCCACGACAAAAAAGTTGCCAGCGGCAAAATGCGCTTCATCACATTAGCAGCATTAGGCAAAGCACAGCTCACCACCATTGAAGACGAGCAAATTTTAAAAACCGTATTATCAAATTATCTTCCCAAATAACGAAAGCTAGGACAAAACCATGACACAAGAAACCGCCTTAGGAGCAGCCTTAAAAAACGCCGTGCAAACCATGAGCAAGAAAAAACAAACGGAAATGATTGCCGACTATATTTATAGCAAATACGAAGTTTTCAGCCGTTTCAAACCCCTCTCTATCGGCATTGAAAAAGACCTAGTAGAAGCCTTGCCACAGTTCGACCCAACACTGATTAATCGCGTGTTATCCAACCACTGCCGCCGACCAAAATACATCAAAGCCGTTGCGCGTGGTGGCAAACGCTTCAACTTAAACAATCGTTTCCACGGTGAAGTGAGCCCTGAAGAGCAACAACACGCCTTGTCGCACGAAGGCATTAAAGAAGCGATTGAAAAACAAGACGCTCGCCGCGCAGAAGCCGCACAAGCCCGCGCAGCCAAACAACAAGCCAAAGCAGCAGAAAAACAAGCTGCTGAATAATCAAAACGCAGCCTGAAAAATATTTTCAGGCTGCGTTTTGATTTCATTTTACAGTTGCTTACAACAAAACTTGCTAAAATTACTCTTCCTTATTTAGACAACCAACAGGAAACCTCAATGAAACAAACAATCAAAAAAATCGTTTTAGCCACCGTAATGAGCACCACCGCATTTGCTGCTCACGCCGAAACTCACGCTGTGATTGAAACAAACATGGGCAACATCGAATTATCATTAGACGAAACCAAAGCCCCAAAAACCGTAGCCAACTTCGTGCAATATGCCAAAAGCGGTTTTTATAACAACACCATTTTTCACCGTGTGATTGACGGCTTTATAATTCAAGGTGGCGGTTTCACACCTGATATGCTAGAGAAACCAACCGCCAAAGCCATCAACAACGAAGCAGATAACGGCTTGAAAAATACCGTTGGCACGATTGCCATGGCGCGAACCGCCGCCCCAAATTCAGCAACCAGCCAATTTTTCATCAATACAGCAAACAATGATTTCTTAAATCACACTAGTAAAACCACGCAAGGTTATGGCTATGCTGTATTTGGTAAAGTTACCAAAGGCATGGACGTGGTTAATAAAATTTCAAAAGTGCGCACAGGCAGCAAAATGATGCATCAAGATGTGCCAACGCAAACAGTGTTAATCAAACAAGTTCGCATTGAAAAATAACACTCACGCAGCCTGAAAGACTTGAATTTTTTCAGGCTGCCTATATTTTGTAACCTATCTTTAACCTGTCTATAAAGGACTCAAAATGATTAAATTGCACACCAATTTTGGCGTAATCGGTATTGAATTAGAGCACGAAAAAGCCCCAATCACAGCGGCAAACTTTGAACAATACGTCAAAGATGGTTTCTACAACGGCGTGATTTTCCACCGCGTTATCAAAGGCTTCATGATTCAAGGTGGCGGCATGGACGAAAACATGAACGAAAAAGACACCCGCGAATCGATTCAAAACGAAGCCAGTAATGGTCTGAAAAACGACAAATACACTATCGCAATGGCGCGTACTTCTGCACCCCACTCTGCCAGCGCACAATTTTTCATCAACACCAACAACAATGATTTCTTGAACTACCGTTCAAAAGAAATGCACGGTCGTGAAGTGGTACAAGAATGGGGTTATGCGGTGTTTGGTAAAGTGGTTGAAGGTACTGACGTTGTGGACAAAATTGAAGGCGTGAAAACAAAAAGCCACGGTTTCCATGATGATGTGCCAACTGAAGCAGTAGTCATCACTAAAGCAGAAATCGTATAAATAGTTGATTAAAATATCAATGATACTGCGTTGCCAAAGCCCTTATGTGCTACTTGCACACGGCAGGCTTTGTCGCCTTGCCTCATTTTCATTTTAACCAACTATAAAAAAAGCAGCCTGAAAACTTTTCAGGCTGCTTTTTTATTACAACTAAATTACAAAACTTGCAAATCACGAACACGGTTAAAAATACCGTCTCGCTCTTTGCCATCTTCCCAAAGATTAATTGCCAAGTTCAAATCGTTTACCGATTCGGCTTGTCTCAAGGCTTCTTCTTTGGTAATCAAACCTTCTTTATACAAATTCAACAAATCTTGGTCGAATGTTTGCATACCATCGTTTTGAGAACGCGCCATTAAGTTGGAGCACTCCATCAATTCGCCTTTGAAAATAAAGTCTTGCATCGCAGGTGTATTCACCAACAAATCTACCACAGCGCGGCGACCGCCTTCTTTCAAACGCGCCAAACGTTGCCCAATAATCCCCACGGTATTCAACGCCAAATCCATCAAAACTTGTTGATGACGCTCTTCTGGGTAGAAGTTCATAATCCGTTCAATGGTTTGCACGGCGTTGTTTGCGTGAATCGTGAAAATACACAAGTGCCCTGTTTGCGCCAACTGCAAGGCGTATTCCATCGTGTGTTCATTACGCACTTCACCCACGCACACCACATCAGGCGCTTGACGCATAGCAGACTGAACCGCCATTGACCATGAATTGGTATCAATACCCAACTCGCGCTGTGTGAAAATACTTTTGATTGGCTTGTGCAAATATTCCACAGGGTCCTCAATGGTAACAATATGACCTGCCGCGTGTTTATTGCGCCAGTCCAACATCGCTGCCATAGAAGTGGATTTACCCGAACCTGTCGCACCAGCCAAAATCAGCAAACCGCGCGGTTGCATCGCTAAATCTTTCAAGCCTTGTGGCAAATGTAAATCGTCCACAGTCAAAATTTTAGTAGTGATGCGTCGCCAAACCATACCCATGCGACCTTGCTCGTGATAGGCATTCACACGATAACGCGTTCCGTCAGATGATGAAACGGAATAGTTTAATTCCAGTTCTTGGTCAAAACGAGCGCGCTGGTCGGCGTTCATAGTTGAATACACCAAAATTTGCGTATCTTGCGGCGTGAGTGGTTTCAAAGGCACAGGTGTTAATTCACCGTTGATTTTAAAAGACGGT
This window contains:
- a CDS encoding PilT/PilU family type 4a pilus ATPase, which gives rise to MSEQNSNPSSELAQLLEGFVNTYQVTPENGPKPVPHAAGKAIVHAQQHPNDPQAAKAAAAASTAEVAQRKGLHPLLERMSLECEKRQASDIFISAGFPPSFKINGELTPVPLKPLTPQDTQILVYSTMNADQRARFDQELELNYSVSSSDGTRYRVNAYHEQGRMGMVWRRITTKILTVDDLHLPQGLKDLAMQPRGLLILAGATGSGKSTSMAAMLDWRNKHAAGHIVTIEDPVEYLHKPIKSIFTQRELGIDTNSWSMAVQSAMRQAPDVVCVGEVRNEHTMEYALQLAQTGHLCIFTIHANNAVQTIERIMNFYPEERHQQVLMDLALNTVGIIGQRLARLKEGGRRAVVDLLVNTPAMQDFIFKGELMECSNLMARSQNDGMQTFDQDLLNLYKEGLITKEEALRQAESVNDLNLAINLWEDGKERDGIFNRVRDLQVL
- a CDS encoding type IV pilus secretin PilQ; the protein is MKVNSIKTLSAIALGLFIQSAHAGNITDIKVSVLPNQQRVIKLQFDENAVEPSGFITATPARIALDFPSTDIKVAQSSLSFNDQLLNQIIAAQGNGHSRVLLGLSKEGQYNTEVKGNEVWVYLSEAESTNSAASAISSPVTKNTTSTVTAPVAFNIDFHKGSANSGVIEYASNYTGQPQIKRQNDRLIITLKNYALSTQDQRNLDVTDFSTPVRTVSAKRIGNDTQITIRNQGTWEYKLTGKANRQTVQIIPNKNIASSGIGQRQENKTFTGKNISLDFQNVDVRTVLQILATESGMNIVAGDSVQGKMTLSLKNVPWDQALDLILDARNLDMRRVGNIINIAPRAELLEKDKDELKAKRELDELGPLISQSFQLKYKNVEEFKTILKLEDSNNRDGKSILTSRGSALVDPATNTLIITDTQSVIQKFVKLIEELDVPARQVMVEARIVEAADGFSRDLGVKFGFSRAGNTGWGSTWGNGLNNVNAGTGRGANSGIITSPNISMSAASPTSSIAIVKAVASGALGLELSASEQDNRTKTISTPRVLTQDRQEAEIKQGYQVPYTTRQDNTVTTSFKDAVLSLKATPRITPDNKIILDIAIQKDAPSDRYQSAQGEPGLETKSLKTQAMIEDGGTLIVGGIYVEEASNTIKKVPLLGDLPVVGNLFKARSRSDSRSELLFFITPRIMGSETSVLRY
- a CDS encoding type 4a pilus biogenesis protein PilO, with amino-acid sequence MNLNEIDFKKLHLQNKPIQFLMALILAVVIVVLGYFGLFQAQWEEYQSTVAKEAELKSDYEKKSAQAANLDNLKKELVDIEASIEVLIKQLPTSEEIPTLIQELHQAAAKNGLTMNSVTPEAKVIEKPIERLPFAISVTGNYSNVAQFVRDVGSMSRIVTLSNINITKSEQNGEGSKLTFTATANTYKAMNLTDTASSASAASKPANNADE
- a CDS encoding ProQ/FINO family protein, with translation MTQETALGAALKNAVQTMSKKKQTEMIADYIYSKYEVFSRFKPLSIGIEKDLVEALPQFDPTLINRVLSNHCRRPKYIKAVARGGKRFNLNNRFHGEVSPEEQQHALSHEGIKEAIEKQDARRAEAAQARAAKQQAKAAEKQAAE
- the aroB gene encoding 3-dehydroquinate synthase codes for the protein MRQLIVDTPSHAYPIHIGNGVLNNFSLLQPHISKKVAIVSNTTVAPLYIESLHTVLKNNQIEYFDIILQDGEQYKNHESLNQIYNSLLQNHADRKTTIIALGGGVIGDMAGFAAATYQRGIPFVQIPTTLLSQVDSSVGGKTAINHPLGKNMIGAFYQPQLVLADLDTLDTLPERELSSGMAEVIKYAILDDAEFLTWLENNMAALMQRDKATLTQAVYHCCQMKANIVAQDETEQDIRALLNLGHTFGHAIETEMGYGIWLHGEAVAAGTVLACQLSEQLGSLKTTDTERIKAILRQAKLPDTPPVFPFERWLAHMRHDKKVASGKMRFITLAALGKAQLTTIEDEQILKTVLSNYLPK
- the pilM gene encoding type IV pilus biogenesis protein PilM, with translation MGFGKTKKNTSNNASVATSGHSVIGVDISQNNIRMVQVSGRQLSQVQLEKYAILPLPQNVVLGHEINDYEQFVSILQQCYEKLKTNCKQANIALPTGSVTIEENLVFSKNNEEELSLQEFVEVTVSQIGDLDEMNYDWQILSEQGNDQNILMVAAKTEAVDKCSDLLDEIGITASNVDVDLFAIANAFIFADAKEGGEFAHERIAVFDVSDISLKALIMEGSRILYKQESNFGLEQLVQLIQRNYQVPDDEALAMIFGEAARPKDYKELITDSFNMQIAQEVQRTMQFFYATQSMDSGSDVKHIFISGSGCTPNSGVAEVIYSQTNIPTQQLNPILLATNKTKIEEEQLNKDASSLTTAFGLALRGLI
- a CDS encoding PilN domain-containing protein, whose protein sequence is MKLIQINLLPYREMEEQKKKKKFQLIMAAGALAGIGACAAIYLGLTGLMVSQESRNESLQAGIKELDKQLTEIKELNKQKQSFLARKLKVEELDHKRFEGAYIIDTLNQLVPEGAYLAKIQATAATGKNSNTYSITGKAISDNKVAMLMTALPSTGIFEAPKLISIKKTDNGQEFVLEADLVEQKVASQPTEPAVAAASQSKGN
- a CDS encoding peptidylprolyl isomerase, with product MIKLHTNFGVIGIELEHEKAPITAANFEQYVKDGFYNGVIFHRVIKGFMIQGGGMDENMNEKDTRESIQNEASNGLKNDKYTIAMARTSAPHSASAQFFINTNNNDFLNYRSKEMHGREVVQEWGYAVFGKVVEGTDVVDKIEGVKTKSHGFHDDVPTEAVVITKAEIV
- a CDS encoding pilus assembly protein PilP, giving the protein MKTISLIIASLLVLSACSEEEGDLQVWMKSTQASAKSKVKPIAPPEKVERVTYYAPQTSGPNAFNEDRMRAAYQSTNMPDLNRSKELLENYSLESLKYVGSIGSGDNLSAMIEVDGFVYTVKPGNYIGQNLGRITSIKPEVITIQENVEDVYGKWNPRNVDLPLSDSDSPSK
- a CDS encoding shikimate kinase; protein product: MPTMKNMVGNFFLIGLMGAGKTTLGHQLADTLGYSFHDSDQEICERTGVSIPTIFEREGEQGFRLREATVIRDLCQLNNIILATGGGAVLREENQQCLKQSGTVIYLHVQPETLFERIRGDQNRPLIQVEDPLQKLQDLYTQRDPIYRRTAHIILDIELSGSLKTFNQLLESIENYAPVNR
- a CDS encoding peptidylprolyl isomerase; this translates as MKQTIKKIVLATVMSTTAFAAHAETHAVIETNMGNIELSLDETKAPKTVANFVQYAKSGFYNNTIFHRVIDGFIIQGGGFTPDMLEKPTAKAINNEADNGLKNTVGTIAMARTAAPNSATSQFFINTANNDFLNHTSKTTQGYGYAVFGKVTKGMDVVNKISKVRTGSKMMHQDVPTQTVLIKQVRIEK